GTTAATTGAACGTCCTAGGGTCTGATTTACCGCTTGGTCAACTACCTCGTTGATGTCTAATTCTGGGTCTTCGGCTTGTATTTCCCTGATGCGATCGTAAATTACTACCGTATCGTTGACGGAAAAACCGCTGATAGTTAATAGAGATACTAAAAATAGACTATCTACTTCCACACCAAGTACTATACCCAGGAAAGCAAAAACCCCCGTAGCGATTAAAACGTCGTGAGCTAGGGCGATAATAGCAAAGAAAGCATAGTCAAACTTAAATCTCACGGTCAAATAGGCGATAATTCCCAAAAAAGAGACAATCAGGGCTAAAATTCCTGACCTGAATAACTCTTTTCCAATCGTCGGACCGACTGTATCAATTTGGGTTTTGGCTGAGTCAAAGGTTCCAATCTTCTCGCTTAAACTGGCAATTAGTTGAGTTCTTTGATCTACATTTAGGTCTTGACTGCGAATAGATAAACCGTGGTCTTCAATTACTTGAATACTGCTATCTGCTAATTGTTGGGAAGCGAGTACTTCTCTTACCTTTCCTGAATCAATTGGTTGACTACAGTTATCGGTTATGGTACAGTCTAGTTCGATCTGTAGACGTGTTCCCCCGACAAAATCTAGTCCAGGACGTAGGGGAGCGTTAAATTTGCTCCAAGATATAATCATCGCGATGATACTGAGAGCGA
This window of the Gloeocapsa sp. PCC 73106 genome carries:
- the secF gene encoding protein translocase subunit SecF; the encoded protein is MKLNVIKYQKLWWSISALAIALSIIAMIISWSKFNAPLRPGLDFVGGTRLQIELDCTITDNCSQPIDSGKVREVLASQQLADSSIQVIEDHGLSIRSQDLNVDQRTQLIASLSEKIGTFDSAKTQIDTVGPTIGKELFRSGILALIVSFLGIIAYLTVRFKFDYAFFAIIALAHDVLIATGVFAFLGIVLGVEVDSLFLVSLLTISGFSVNDTVVIYDRIREIQAEDPELDINEVVDQAVNQTLGRSINTTLTTLLPLVTIFIFGGETLKYFALALIVGFIAGAYSSIFIASTLLAWWRRNNRSSKLAVQ